Proteins from one Ahaetulla prasina isolate Xishuangbanna chromosome 2, ASM2864084v1, whole genome shotgun sequence genomic window:
- the NAT9 gene encoding alpha/beta-tubulin-N-acetyltransferase 9 isoform X2, giving the protein MIQAMKINQNTVLQGKRVALVPYTSAHVPRYHEWMKSEELQHLTASEPLSLEQEYEMQCSWREDADKCTFIILDAEKWSSQKATEEDCMVGDVNLFLTNSEDPTVGEIEIMIAEPSYRGRGFGKEATLIMMFYGITHLGVTTFEAKIKLENETSIGMFKKIHFKEVGINSTFQEVTLKLIMDEQEKQWLLEQTNGVIETKYSAMKLNHNCDS; this is encoded by the exons AT GATTCAGGCTATGAAGATTAACCAAAACACTGTCCTGCAGGGGAAGAGGGTAGCCCTAGTACCATACACGTCTGCTCATGTACCCAG ATACCATGAGTGGATGAAGTCGGAAGAACTACAGCATCTGACTGCATCTGAACCACTAAGCCTTGAACAGGAATATGAGATGCAGTGCAGCTGGCGGGAAGATGCAGATA AATGCACATTTATAATACTTGATGCTGAAAAGTGGTCTAGCCAGAAAGCCACAGAAGAAGACTGTATGGTGGGAGATGTGAACTTGTTCCTTACCAATTCTGAAGATCCAACAGTGGGGGAGATAGAAATCATGATTGCAG AGCCCAGCTACCGTGGCAGAGGGTTTGGCAAGGAGGCCACTCTCATCATGATGTTTTATG GAATTACGCATCTTGGAGTCACCACTTTTGAGGCAAAAATTAAATTGGAAAATGAAACCAGTATTGGCATGTtcaaaaaaattcattttaaagaG GTGGGAATAAATAGTACCTTCCAAGAGGTGACACTGAAACTGATTATGGACGAACAGGAGAAACAGTGGCTTCTTGAGCAAACTAACGGAGTGATTGAAACAAAATACAGTGCCATGAAACTAAATCACAATTGCGACAGCTGA
- the NAT9 gene encoding alpha/beta-tubulin-N-acetyltransferase 9 isoform X1: MLSVYIKEKIPLSRIQAMKINQNTVLQGKRVALVPYTSAHVPRYHEWMKSEELQHLTASEPLSLEQEYEMQCSWREDADKCTFIILDAEKWSSQKATEEDCMVGDVNLFLTNSEDPTVGEIEIMIAEPSYRGRGFGKEATLIMMFYGITHLGVTTFEAKIKLENETSIGMFKKIHFKEVGINSTFQEVTLKLIMDEQEKQWLLEQTNGVIETKYSAMKLNHNCDS, from the exons atgctctcagtgtacataaaagaaaagatacctttatcaag GATTCAGGCTATGAAGATTAACCAAAACACTGTCCTGCAGGGGAAGAGGGTAGCCCTAGTACCATACACGTCTGCTCATGTACCCAG ATACCATGAGTGGATGAAGTCGGAAGAACTACAGCATCTGACTGCATCTGAACCACTAAGCCTTGAACAGGAATATGAGATGCAGTGCAGCTGGCGGGAAGATGCAGATA AATGCACATTTATAATACTTGATGCTGAAAAGTGGTCTAGCCAGAAAGCCACAGAAGAAGACTGTATGGTGGGAGATGTGAACTTGTTCCTTACCAATTCTGAAGATCCAACAGTGGGGGAGATAGAAATCATGATTGCAG AGCCCAGCTACCGTGGCAGAGGGTTTGGCAAGGAGGCCACTCTCATCATGATGTTTTATG GAATTACGCATCTTGGAGTCACCACTTTTGAGGCAAAAATTAAATTGGAAAATGAAACCAGTATTGGCATGTtcaaaaaaattcattttaaagaG GTGGGAATAAATAGTACCTTCCAAGAGGTGACACTGAAACTGATTATGGACGAACAGGAGAAACAGTGGCTTCTTGAGCAAACTAACGGAGTGATTGAAACAAAATACAGTGCCATGAAACTAAATCACAATTGCGACAGCTGA
- the NAT9 gene encoding alpha/beta-tubulin-N-acetyltransferase 9 isoform X3, with protein MKINQNTVLQGKRVALVPYTSAHVPRYHEWMKSEELQHLTASEPLSLEQEYEMQCSWREDADKCTFIILDAEKWSSQKATEEDCMVGDVNLFLTNSEDPTVGEIEIMIAEPSYRGRGFGKEATLIMMFYGITHLGVTTFEAKIKLENETSIGMFKKIHFKEVGINSTFQEVTLKLIMDEQEKQWLLEQTNGVIETKYSAMKLNHNCDS; from the exons ATGAAGATTAACCAAAACACTGTCCTGCAGGGGAAGAGGGTAGCCCTAGTACCATACACGTCTGCTCATGTACCCAG ATACCATGAGTGGATGAAGTCGGAAGAACTACAGCATCTGACTGCATCTGAACCACTAAGCCTTGAACAGGAATATGAGATGCAGTGCAGCTGGCGGGAAGATGCAGATA AATGCACATTTATAATACTTGATGCTGAAAAGTGGTCTAGCCAGAAAGCCACAGAAGAAGACTGTATGGTGGGAGATGTGAACTTGTTCCTTACCAATTCTGAAGATCCAACAGTGGGGGAGATAGAAATCATGATTGCAG AGCCCAGCTACCGTGGCAGAGGGTTTGGCAAGGAGGCCACTCTCATCATGATGTTTTATG GAATTACGCATCTTGGAGTCACCACTTTTGAGGCAAAAATTAAATTGGAAAATGAAACCAGTATTGGCATGTtcaaaaaaattcattttaaagaG GTGGGAATAAATAGTACCTTCCAAGAGGTGACACTGAAACTGATTATGGACGAACAGGAGAAACAGTGGCTTCTTGAGCAAACTAACGGAGTGATTGAAACAAAATACAGTGCCATGAAACTAAATCACAATTGCGACAGCTGA